The nucleotide window CATAGGTTGCAATGACCTTAGGTCCTGGGGCCTCCAGCCTTAATGTTCACTGGGGAGACCCTGGACTGCCTTGGCATCCTGCCCTTTGTCTCAGAACCTTTCAGGGGCCCCACTAAAGTTTGGAGGGATCTGGGGAGGGAGACCTGTGAGCCTGAGCACCTCCCCTTCATCTCCTGGGCTGAACTGCAGAAAAGCAGGCCTCACATGGATGCTGTGCACACAAAGACTGAGCCCGTCAGGCAGAAACAGACTAGGGAGAACCAGACAGTGCTGGAGctagaaaatgaaacagattCAGAGGATGAGTTTTATTTAGAGTCAGAATTGTAGAATTGGAAGAGGATTTAGGAATCATTTTTAAGTCCAATCCCCAAGATGTTATCTCCTttcattaatattcatttttttgtccAATAATAAAAGTAAGATATATAGAATCCCTGCATTTTAATATGAAGGAAAGGAGGTCCAGAGAGCTGAATGACCAGaactgcctcctgcctcctggacTATGGCCTCtcagaaaaggagataaaagggTAGAAGAGTCTGAGCAGCATTGCCTGGAAATGTTGCCTTAAAGATGGGGCTCATCTtcccgggggtgggggtcagtGAAGGGCTCATCTCTCAGGTGAAATTGGTGGTAATCCTCATCAATAAGGCTGTGTTCCTACACAGGCTAATACCCTGGTCTAAGCCCTTCAATTCTTGTTTTGAGGTCTGCAGTTCTTGCCTTAAAGAGGCTGCAGGAATAACCATTTATCTGGACAGGGCACTGTTCTAGGAAATCTACAGAGTGATGGAGACAGACAAGGAGCCTGGTCTGGGGGAGGCGGGGTTCTCATCTCTGGGAGTCTAATACAGCCAGCACTGTCCCAGAGGAGCACCCACATCCATGAGAAATGGACAGAGGAGACGTGACATACAGATATTAATACAGATAATTGAATCAATCACAGAATATAGACCCTAAACATAACCCAACTAGAAAGTACACTTGCAGATGCGGTGGGAAAGTCACCACCCTTCTATAAAGCCCATCTTCTccctgaagtttttctcttttcactatACCTATTCCCCTTGGCCTCCACCCTGTAGAGACATaatctccttctctcctctgtaaatgtttgtttttaagttgatttatttagtttgagatagagtgagagtgagagagtggggaggggcagagagagagagggcaagagagggaatcccagccaggctctgagctgtcagtgagctggactctgggctcaaactcatgaccataagatcaggacctgagctgaaatcaagagtcagacggttaactgagccaccgaggcatcccaatgttgttgtttttttttaataacagaaatgCTGTTGTTTTAGGAtctgttttgattattttgtctccttgtcctttaaaaattccatccataggggctcctgggtggctcagttagttaagcatctgactcttggttttggctcaggtcctgatctctgagttgtgagattgagctctcgGTCAGGCTCTGCATcgggagcccagagcctgcttgggatcctctctctccctctctctctgcccctcccctgctctctctctctcaagataaataaacttaaaaactttttcatccatattcattTTGCGTATCTTTGATTCAGGACTCAGAGCTCAGCCTTTAATTAACCAAGTTGTTATGTAGCAGTTGCTGTTGGGGAAAGAGTTTAGAAAGATCGACCTCAGGAAGAGCATTAGGTCCCTTCCGATCAGTCCAAAAAGGCTTCTTGAAAGAGGTGGATTTTCAAGAGTTTGTCAGAAGAAGGCAAGGTAGTAGTTTGAGGGAGGGTTCTGGCCCAGGGGTAGTTGCTCAGAGATTCAAGAGGGATAGCCAAAGGAGGAGGGTGGAAAGTGTGTGAGCCAGAGAGAGGGTCTGAGGCAGGACAAGGTGAAAAATGAGAAAGGGAGTAAGACCTTTTAAAGCATCTGTTTTGGGGACCCTGAAGCAGGGAAGAAAATTCTTGATTCTGACCCAGAGGACAATAGGAAGTCACAACCGGGCCTGGAGTGGAGGCACCATGATGGCAACATCTGTGGGTGCTGCATAGAAGATCTTGTCCTACATGACACCAGTAATAGGCCTTGCGTCAATGAGGGACTCCCGGGAGCAGAACTGGGAGGATCCACGTGCCGTTCAGATCCACGTGTTTCTGCTAGGGCAACTCAGTCTCAGTGGGACCTGTCCTTAACTACTGGTGAGCCTACTGTTCCTTGGGTGCCAGATAAAGGCTGACTCGGAAGCCCTTATAGGAGGAAGTGGGACCAATTATAGAAGCTGAAAAGAGGGAACACTTTTCTGCAACTAGGGGGAGAAGAAGAGGTTGGGTAGGTCATCTGGGCTGCAAAAGTATAATGATCAGATGTAAGGGAGCAGGAGAGACTCTGCTGAGAAAGTGCTCACTGGGTGCTGAGTCAGGAAGGGGGTACAAGTCTGTGTACATATGGTGGTAAAGAGATAGGGAAACAAGACAGCCACACCGTAGGCCTCCAGGAaggtgtgagtgagcaggggctGTGGGAGAGCAGAGAAAAGCCAGTGCCTCTGGTGGCAGAAACTGCAGCCCAAGACGATTCTGGAACAGCCTATACGGAACAAACCACATTCACACATACTCATACACATAAACCCTGACAGCGGTAGTCCCTGGAAGTCATTTTGGTGGTCTATGAAGAACATGGAGGTGATTCCAGGGATAATTCTGAGGATTTTGCTGAATCCCTAAGCAAGAGCTTCTCTCCCCATCATACCTACCTCCAAGGCCCACTGAAGACTTCTGTGTTGGGAAGCCACAGGGAGCAAGCCTGGAGAAGAGTGGACACTGTCCCATACAGCAGACAGAACAGACCCAGAACCAGCCTGGATGTGCAGATAAGGCCCAGAGGACAAGGCCTTATGGGTGctgaggaggaaacagagagacccagagagcaATGGGCAGGACCTAGCCTAATATCTTGCAGCTGAGAGTGGGGACAGCTCAGACATGAATGGCAGGAAGAATTTAACAACGAAAACCCATCTCAACCTGGACCCAGGGCTGGGCTGAAGGTTGGGCCAAACCTCATGGGCTTGGGCCTCCCTCTACACAGGAGGCGCTGTCTGCTGTCTGAGCCCGAGGAGACCAATCTATCCAATTTCTAGCATTTACCCCAGGAACCAATCATTCATCACCCACCCAAATGTGGGATCAGGGTGTGTTGGTGAGGGAGAAGAACACAAgaggagccacccagggaccGAAGCCTAGGGCCTCTCCCCACAGACTCAGCTGCAGACAATCAGGCCAGCAAACAGCAGACTCAGGAATATATATCTGAGGGTCTTGCCATCCCCAGAGCAAAGGCCCCCAAGGAGGGGATTGTGACCTGCTGGAAGGTCGGGGCCCTGCTAGCACCCCATCACAGGCAGAGCAAGAATGCACCTGCTGCACTCCTCCACAACCTCCCCGGTGGTGGCTTCATGGGACAAAGGCAGGGGAGGACAGCGAAGAGATAATCTACCCATGGCCAGATTGGGGAAGCCAGAGCAGTTCGACCCAGCAGGTGCCCGGGCGCCTTAAGGTACTCactgcccaccctgcccccccaacACATAATCAACAGCGTGGAGAGTCTCTTCCCACTGCTTCTCTGCTACCACGATCCATTGCATTAAAACAAGCTGACCCAGGGCCTTAGGACTTGGGGCGGGGGAGAGCAGCcagtcccctctccccagctctgacCCTGAGGAGGCCCTTGGAACCAGGGCCACCTTCTCCTCCGTTCCCCTTTCTGGTGAagggaaaggaccagagacagaGGGTAGGGGGTGGGGCGGGACTTGAGATAGGCATGCGAGTTCTATTGGTCAGAGGAGCTGCCGGTCACAAGGGCAATTCGGGCGAGGATTGGCTGCGTGACGCGGGGCGCGGCGCTGCTAAAGACCGGGCCCAAGGGGTGGGGCTGACGCTGCAGCTGGCGCAGCTCAGACCCCGAGCAACCGCCGCGGAGCAGCCAAGCAACCACCTTCCCCTGCCCGTTCCCGCGCCCGGGCCGGGGCTAGGCCCCCAACCGCCGGGTCTCCGGGGGCTGCAGTAGCGGCGGCGGCGACAGCGGCGCCGCCCGCGGTTCCCGCCGGGGCCCGGGCGCCGGCCCCGCTCTGCAGGATGGGCACGGTGCTGTCTCTATCCCCCGCCTCTTCGGCCAAGGGCCGGAGGCCCGGCGGGCTGCCCGAAGAGAAGAAGAAAGCGCCGCCCGCGGGGGACGAGGCGCTGGGGGGCTACGGGGCGCCGCCAGCAGGCAAGGGCGGCAAAGGCGAGAGCCGGCTCAAGCGGCCGTCAGTGCTCATCTCGGCGCTGACCTGGAAGCGCCTGGTGGCCGCATCTGCCAAGAAGAAGAAAGGCAGCAAGAAGGTGACGCCCAAGCCGGCATCCACTGGCCCTGACCCCCTGGTCCAGCAACGCAACCGCGAGAACCTTCTCCGCAAGGGTCGGGATCCCCCCGACGGCGGCGGCGCCACCAAGCCACTGGCGGTGCCGGTGCCCACCGTGCCCGCGGCCGCTGCCACCTGCGAGCCGCCGTCGGGGGGCAGCGGGGCCGCCCCGCCGCCGGGTTCCGGTGGGGGCAAGCCTCCACCGccgccacccccagccccgcagGCGGCGCCGCCGGTGCCTGGCGGCTCGCCGCGGCGGGTCATCGTGCAGGCGTCCACCGGCGAGCTGCTGCGCTGCCTGGGCGATTTCGTGTGCCGACGCTGCTACCGCCTCAAGGAGCTGAGCCCGGGCGAGCTGGTGGGCTGGTTCCGCGGAGTGGACCGCTCGCTGCTGCTGCAGGGCTGGCAAGACCAGGCCTTCATTACGCCCGCCAACCTGGTGTTCGTGTACCTGCTGTGCCGCGAGTCGTTGCGCGGGGATGAGCTGGCGTCGGCCGCCGAGCTGCAGGCCGCCTTCCTCACCTGCCTCTACCTCGCCTACTCCTACATGGGCAACGAGATCTCATACCCGCTCAAGCCCTTCCTCGTGGAGCCCGACAAGGAGCGCTTCTGGCAACGCTGCCTGCGCCTCATCCAGCGGCTCAGCCCCCAGATGCTGCGGCTCAACGCCGACCCCCACTTCTTCACGCAGGTCTTTCAAGACCTCAAGAACGAGGGCGAGGCCGCCGCCGGCGCCGGGGGTCCACCCAGCGGGGGCGCGCCCgcggccccctcctcctcctccgccgccAGGGACAGCTGCGCGACCGGAGCCAAGCACTGGACTATGAACCTGGACCGCTAAGGGATTCCCAGGGCCgcgcccgccccccacccccatcccagcccctgACACGCACTCGGAGCCCCCGGGACCATCAAGCCGCCGCCGCTGTTATCGCCGCTCCGCGCCGCGGCCGGAGGAGGAGCCGCCCCTGTCCCGCAGGGGAAGGTGGAGGCCAGGACGCCAGAGGCCGCGGCTCTGAATATGCTAGGCATAGGGTGGGGGATGCGCGTGGGAGGGGAACCCCCAACCTCACCCTTTCTGTCTGCCTGTGCCCCACGTCTTCAATTCTACCTgggtctcctccttcctttctgtgtgCGTCTCTAAGTCCATGTCCCTTGGTCTTGACCATTTCCCGGCCTTCTTCCTCTACCTTCATCCTCCGGTCTGccttcccatctccctctctgcctctccattttCGGTACCTTGGGTGTGTATTTCCGTCTCCATCTTACCCCCCACCTGACTATCTCTCATTGCTCCCGTTTCTCTTTCTGCACCTGTGTCCCCAGCTccccttcttgttctcttttttccctcccttctggcaTGTGTCACCATCTTCCCTCCtgtctgctcccccccacccccacctatgTCAGCTTGCATTTCTTCCCCCGACTGAGCCCTCATATCCCTCTTCCCAGACCAAAGGGACTATTAATTCTTGATTTGAACGGACTGAGGTGCGGCGAGAAACTGCAGCCCTAGGAGCCCAGACAACCACCTGGATGGTCCttcgccccacccccacctcctctccctacCTTTTCCAACGTGTTGCATGCcgggagttggggggtgggggagatgccGGCTTCAAGAGGCTGAGGTTTGGGAGCAAAATCAACCTAGGAGGCcaccccggcggcggcggcgcctcaGCGGAAGGATGGGAGGAGACAGAAACTCTTCTtacactgggggaggggcacctccTCTTCCTTATCCTTAGGTGTTTTTGTTCCCCCcaccttttaatttatttggttgtttccagagggaggggggagggatgggtGTTGGGCTGGGAGCTGTCTGAGGTGCTGATTTGAGGCCGGACCGGAATCCTCCCGGGAGGGTACCAGGGACTGGGTTGGGCCTGGTGCCGTGTCCAAGGTGCCAATGATGCGGGCCGACGGCGCGGGCtgcactgtctgtctgtccgtctgtcccgGAGAGAACTATAAAGCGCTGGAAGCGCCTGCAGATGGTTTTGCGCCGGCCTTTCTTTGggccccaggagggagggagcgggaGCAGGAGTGAAACTGTCACAGGAACGGCAGGAGGACCCCCACGGGCCTCGTGGGGAAGGTGGGTACCTGAGAACTGTTACTCTTTCCGTCCCCTCGCCCCCCGCATTggcttccattttacagagagtaAAGTAGCCAAAGGTTGAGGCCTGGTGATAAAGCTGAATCCCCTCACCCACTCCACCTCCATCTTGTCTCATCTAGCTCTTCATTAATGCACAGGCTATTTAGGGATTACGTGATGAGGACAGCAAAAGTGGTTCCCTTTACAAAGTAGTCCACTGAAGCAGAACTAGCTAGTTATGAttgctgtttttctcttcctccacctctccccactaTATATACTGTCTAGAGTCCAGTCAGGCCTAAGTCTGTGCTCACCACTCTCAGGTGGGGCCTGACTGTCACACTCAGCTCCACACCCTTCTTCCATCATGCTAGGTTGTTTCAAGGCCGTTTCAGTCACACGCCCACCCAGGACAGCCTTGGGAAGTCCATCCCTGCTTAAGATTCAAACCTGGCCCCTTATCTCCAGGGAGGCTAGGTAGGACACAGGCAGTCTGGGAGACAGGAGCCATTCTTTGGGGTTGAAAGAACAGAAGTAAGCTCTTTAGCCTGAGATTCCTGTTCCATTGCCTTCTTAGCCACGTGGCTAAACGCCCCATTCAGTTTCATTGGCCCGAGGA belongs to Felis catus isolate Fca126 chromosome C1, F.catus_Fca126_mat1.0, whole genome shotgun sequence and includes:
- the CDK5R2 gene encoding cyclin-dependent kinase 5 activator 2, whose amino-acid sequence is MGTVLSLSPASSAKGRRPGGLPEEKKKAPPAGDEALGGYGAPPAGKGGKGESRLKRPSVLISALTWKRLVAASAKKKKGSKKVTPKPASTGPDPLVQQRNRENLLRKGRDPPDGGGATKPLAVPVPTVPAAAATCEPPSGGSGAAPPPGSGGGKPPPPPPPAPQAAPPVPGGSPRRVIVQASTGELLRCLGDFVCRRCYRLKELSPGELVGWFRGVDRSLLLQGWQDQAFITPANLVFVYLLCRESLRGDELASAAELQAAFLTCLYLAYSYMGNEISYPLKPFLVEPDKERFWQRCLRLIQRLSPQMLRLNADPHFFTQVFQDLKNEGEAAAGAGGPPSGGAPAAPSSSSAARDSCATGAKHWTMNLDR